A DNA window from Rhizobium sp. NXC14 contains the following coding sequences:
- a CDS encoding cysteine desulfurase family protein, with amino-acid sequence MAPSRLYLDWNATSPLHPAARDAIMGAIDIFGNPNSVHGEGRAARAAIEGARRKVAALAGTDPGNVIFTSGATEAANLVLTPDFRMGRTPLQLGHLYFSAVEHLAVREGGRFPKDGTTEIPVTNAGIVDLNELAALLDAHDKSTGLPIVAIMFVNNETGIVQPVEEAAKIVRAHGGLFVVDAVQAAGRLPIEIERIGADFIIVSSHKIGGPKGAGALIARGEALMPKALIRGGGQEKGHRSGTQNSLALIGFGAAAETVLQDLEERNAAIAALRDRLEAGMRAAAPDVIIHGTGGPRVANTIFFTLPCLKAETGQIAFDLEGVALSAGSACSSGKVGESHVLTAMGRDAKLGALRISLGFSTTEEDIDRAIAAFAKIACRRKSASEAA; translated from the coding sequence ATGGCGCCGTCACGCCTTTATCTCGACTGGAACGCCACATCGCCGCTGCACCCTGCAGCGCGGGATGCGATCATGGGCGCCATCGACATATTCGGCAACCCGAACAGCGTACATGGAGAGGGCCGTGCCGCCCGCGCCGCCATTGAGGGAGCGCGGCGCAAGGTGGCCGCCCTTGCCGGCACCGATCCGGGCAACGTGATCTTCACCAGCGGCGCGACGGAAGCTGCCAATCTGGTACTGACGCCGGATTTTCGTATGGGCCGCACGCCGCTTCAACTCGGCCACCTCTATTTTTCCGCCGTTGAGCACCTGGCTGTACGAGAGGGAGGCCGGTTCCCGAAGGATGGCACGACCGAGATTCCGGTAACGAATGCCGGTATCGTCGATCTGAACGAGCTGGCCGCGCTTCTCGATGCCCATGACAAATCGACGGGCCTTCCGATAGTGGCGATCATGTTCGTCAACAACGAGACGGGCATCGTCCAGCCGGTCGAAGAGGCGGCAAAGATTGTGCGGGCGCACGGTGGTCTCTTTGTCGTCGACGCCGTGCAGGCGGCCGGCCGTCTGCCGATCGAGATCGAGCGCATCGGCGCGGATTTCATCATCGTCTCCTCTCACAAGATCGGTGGACCGAAGGGGGCGGGTGCACTGATCGCGCGCGGCGAGGCGCTGATGCCGAAGGCGCTTATCCGCGGCGGCGGGCAGGAAAAAGGTCACCGCTCGGGGACACAGAATTCGCTGGCGCTGATCGGCTTCGGAGCTGCGGCGGAAACCGTGCTTCAGGATCTTGAGGAACGGAACGCTGCGATTGCTGCGCTTCGCGACAGGCTGGAAGCCGGCATGCGCGCTGCCGCGCCCGATGTTATCATCCACGGTACCGGTGGTCCGCGGGTCGCCAACACAATTTTCTTCACGCTCCCTTGCCTGAAGGCGGAGACCGGGCAGATCGCTTTCGATCTTGAAGGCGTTGCCCTTTCGGCGGGCTCTGCTTGCTCATCCGGCAAGGTTGGCGAAAGCCATGTGCTGACGGCGATGGGGCGCGACGCCAAGCTCGGTGCGCTGCGCATCTCGCTCGGCTT